CCTTGCTTTTGAGCTTGGAAAGCACAATTTGAGGATTAAAAGAGGTGTTTATGCTCAAGTTCTCTACTTGCAAATCAATGTCTGCAATACGACACTCTTCAAATACTATTGTTGAAGAAGAGGTAAAAGCTGACGACAAAGAGCAGAGGCTGGTAAAAGCGATTAAAGAGAGATAAGTAGCAAACTGTTTGATCATTTGATATTTCATCCGATATGGTGTTTTATTCTAAGAACGATACAAATGGATTGATTATAAGAAAATTGCTGAAATTTTTGCAAACTACTAACTTTTATTGATTTTTTTAAAAAGAGCGTCTTCCTGTAAAAGATCTTGCAAGAGTGCCTCCATCGACAAAATCTAAACAGCTTCCTATAGGCAATCCAAAAGCTAAACGAGAAATATGCACATCGTTTTCTAGTTGTTCTTTTATGTATAAAGCTGTAGCTTCCCCTTCTAGGGTAGAATCTAAAGCTATAATTACTTCTTTAACCGAGCGATCTTTCACTCTTTGTTTAATCTTCTCCATGGGCAGGCCATCTGCATTTTTCCCTTCAATAGGAGAGAGTAACGATCCTAATACATGATATAGCCCTTGGTACATCCCCATTTCTTCTAGAGCATAAGCGTCTTTTACAGAGGCAATTAAGCACAGTTGAGAAGTATTGCGACTAGGTAATTGGCAAAAATGACAATCATTTTCTTCTGTTAAACAAGAGCATTCAGGGCAAAAGGAAACCTTTTGATTTAATTCAGAAAGAGTAGCGGAAAAATGCAACACATCTTCTAAAGGCCAATTAAATACTTGAAATGCAAATCGCTCAGCGGTTCTATTACCCACGCCCGGGAACTTTTTAAATGAATTAATGAGTAGTTGAAGGTGCTTAGGGTATTTAAGCATTTTTTTGGTTTTTTTGGTTAATTTACAATACGATAATGGAATTTGCATAGACGTGCAATGGAAATTTTAAATGATAAAAGACTTAAGTAAAGGCAAAAAACAAAACACTTTCATTTTTTAGCAGACTAAGATAAACTATTTTCGATAGAGTGTTAAACATGCAAATTTTGGTTTATGGTTCAAAAAGCGCGTATTATTTCTACCGGTTCCTATCTTCCTAAAAAAGTGTTATCGAATAGCGATTTAGAAAAAATGGTCGATACTTCTGATGAATGGATCGTCTCTCGCACAGGAATGAAGGAGAGAAGGCTAGCAGCAACAGATGAGCCTACCTCTGAAATGGGATTTCAGGCAGCTAAAAAAGCTATTGAGAAAGCAGGTATTAATGTAGAAGAAATCGAGCTTATTTTATTTGCTACTTTGACACCGGATTACCCTTTCCCCAGCACAGCCTGCTTAATCCAAGCTCGTTTAGGTGCTTTTAGTGCAGCAGCGGTAGATTTGCAGGCTGCTTGCACCGGGTATATTTATGCTTTATCTCAAGCTAAGGCCTATATTGAATCAGGGATGTATCGATCTATTTTAGTCGTAGCTTCTGAAAAACTCTCTTCCATTGTTAATTATAAAGATCGAGCTACTTGTGTTCTTTTTGGAGATGGTGCAGCAGCCTGCGTTGTTGCAAAAGAAGGAAAGGGATTATTCATTTCAGATGTTTGTTTAGGAGCTGATGGAAGATTGGCTGAGCTATTAATGATACCGGCTGGAGGGTCTAAAAAACCAGCTTCTATGGAGACTATTCAAGCAAACCAGCATTATCTACAAATGGAAGGCAAAGAGTTATTTAAACATGCGGTGCGTAGAATGGAAATGGCGGCTAGTCGCTGCTTAGAAAGAGCCTCTTTAAAAAAAGAACAGATCAAATGGCTAATTCCTCATCAAGCAAATATGCGTATTATTGAAGCTATTGCAAAGCGTTTTGATGTGCTAATGGAGCATGTTTTTTTGACATTGCATAAATATGGGAACACATCAGCTTCTTCTATAGGAATTGCTTTAGATGAGCTCTTACAGGAAAAAGACTTAAGAGATGAGGATCATATATTGCTAGTAGCTTTTGGCGCAGGACTTACTTG
This is a stretch of genomic DNA from Candidatus Rhabdochlamydia oedothoracis. It encodes these proteins:
- the recR gene encoding recombination mediator RecR, translating into MQIPLSYCKLTKKTKKMLKYPKHLQLLINSFKKFPGVGNRTAERFAFQVFNWPLEDVLHFSATLSELNQKVSFCPECSCLTEENDCHFCQLPSRNTSQLCLIASVKDAYALEEMGMYQGLYHVLGSLLSPIEGKNADGLPMEKIKQRVKDRSVKEVIIALDSTLEGEATALYIKEQLENDVHISRLAFGLPIGSCLDFVDGGTLARSFTGRRSF
- a CDS encoding beta-ketoacyl-ACP synthase III is translated as MVQKARIISTGSYLPKKVLSNSDLEKMVDTSDEWIVSRTGMKERRLAATDEPTSEMGFQAAKKAIEKAGINVEEIELILFATLTPDYPFPSTACLIQARLGAFSAAAVDLQAACTGYIYALSQAKAYIESGMYRSILVVASEKLSSIVNYKDRATCVLFGDGAAACVVAKEGKGLFISDVCLGADGRLAELLMIPAGGSKKPASMETIQANQHYLQMEGKELFKHAVRRMEMAASRCLERASLKKEQIKWLIPHQANMRIIEAIAKRFDVLMEHVFLTLHKYGNTSASSIGIALDELLQEKDLRDEDHILLVAFGAGLTWGATILTYGAENA